The Pseudopipra pipra isolate bDixPip1 chromosome 29, bDixPip1.hap1, whole genome shotgun sequence DNA segment CTTCCACTCTAGGCCCCGCCCCTCACGCATGtaactcctcctcctccccctcgcGGCCCCGCCCGGCGTGACGCatcctcccccttctcccccctccccgcgcgCGCGCCTTCGGGTACGTGCGCGCGCCCCCGTGCGTTGCGTTGCGTTGCGTGCGCGGCCCCGCGGGCGGCAGGACCCGGatcggcggcggcggcggcggcgggaggaggaggaggagctggagcggGGCCCGCGGGGCCCTCGGCCGCCATCACGGATTTCCTGTGGGACAAGCGCACCGGGCTGGCTGCGAGGACGGTGAGTGACGCGCGGCGGGCGGTGCGGGGTGGGGCAGGTAGGCCGCTGGCGGGGAGGGCCCTGTCCACGGCGGGTCCCCGGTGGGGCGGGGGCGCACACGGTGTGGGTGTCTCTGAGGGGGGCGGCGGGTCCGGATGGCCCGTCGCCCGTCGCTGCCGGTGTCCCGGTGCTTCCGGCCCCGCACGGGGGaggccccgcccgccgccgccatcATCGCGCCCAGACCGGCCCCGGTGCTCGTCCCGCCGTCTCCGGCCTCGGCGCTCCCTGCGGTCGGCGAGGAAGCGGCGAGGCCTCCGGGGAGATCGGGAGCCGcccccagagccctgggggtCCCGAGCCCGTTCCCCCCGGgtcagcccggccccggccggtTGTGCCTGTCCGAGCCAGGCCGGTGATGTcagcgcggggcgggggcggggagGTGGCCGGGGGGGTGTTTTGTGGGAGCTCTGTGGGCAAAGGGAGCTCTCGGGCTCCTCTCCTGGCCCTGGCACGGGTTATTccgtggatgccccatccctggaagtgtccaaggccagctcaGAGCGAACCGGCCTGGTGCAAGGTGTCCTCTGCCCGTGgaagggggtgggactgggcgAGCTTTGAGGGCCCTCCCAGCCCTTtaacattccatgattccctgatTCGTGCCTGCGGAGCCGAGGCAGGTGGAGCTGCTCTTGCTTGGGGAGCTGAAAtacgtgtggggaatgtgtgagagctggagctggagctgtgccatcTCCCCCCGGGGGTCTCCTTGGCTCTGACCTCTCGTGGTcccccagaggggcagagccgGGGGTGTGCAGGGCTCTGTTAATGTGCACTGGGAAGGGTGGGTTTGCTCCTGGGCACTTCCCACAGGCACAGGGAATTGTACCATGGAataccctgagctggaaggggatCATCCAAATCCAACTCCCGGTCCTGCgcagacaccccaacaatcccaccctgtccctcagagcattcTCCAAATGCCCCTTGAGCTCTGACAGCCTTGGGGacgtgcccactgccctggggagcctgttcagtgcccagccaccctctgggggaagaattttcctgatatccaacctgaccctgccctgacacagctgcagctgcttccccaggtcctgtccctgctcacacagagcagaggtcggagctgcccctcctgaagaagctgcagccccctgaggtctcccctcagcttctccagtgctctcagctgctcctcatgtgGCCCCTCCAGGCTCTTCCCTGCCCTCGTGTCCCCCCAGGTGTGGATGTCACTTGCTTGGCACCAAACCAGGGACATCTTCTGGGGAGTTGCCCCTCTGGGTGTTCCCGTTACTGCTGCACAGGGACTTTGGTGACATCCAGGGCTTCATTTCACCTTCCTCGGGGGTGgttccctcctccctggggagcaCAGGAGCTTAAGGGGAGAAGGTGGAAGGCCTGGAGGTGCAAATGCTCCTCCTGGAGCTGTGGACTTTAGAGATGGGTGCAAACAGGGGGAAGTAACCTGGAAAAGATTTGATTAATACGCAGAACTAGTTCCAGTCTTCTCGTGCCACTCAAGTGTTATGTAGCACTTGGCAGCATTGACAAAAtggttttggggttggttttttttggcttctgAGACATgtaaaaagtcaaaataaaaattataggAGGATTTATTGAAATAGATATTTCAATtagatcttaaaaaaaaccccaaaacttttattttctatgtaaCTGGGAGAGAGTTGTTTTCCCATGACTGAACCTCTCCCATACACAGcaagcacagctcctctgggggGTCCCATCTTGTTTTAGGGGGCTCTGGGATCTCCAAAAAGTTCTTCTCCCCCAgggggatccctgggagtgGGGTCAAGGATCCATGAGCCTTGATCCAGTCCTGTTCCTGGggggaaaacatggaaaaatgggaaaagatgGTGTCAGGGAGCCAGGGGAAACTGGGATCCTCCTCCAGGATTCATCCCCAACACATGGATgtgacactgctgctgcttcaatCCCAACCTGaatgtggggggaaaaacactggaaaaatgggaaaatccACAGAAACGGGGTCAGGGAAAAGGTCAGGAATAGGAGATCTATCCTCATTCTGAAACATGGTTAATAGGGAGGGATATGGGTCTTTCCCAAGTGCCACTTCAAGATCTCGATCCAGTCCTGcttctgggggaaaaacaggaatgtgggaatgggatggggaataggagcagggaagagggggagtCCCAGGGCAACATCCTGgataaatgggaaaaataaaggcaaagtTGGGGATAAAATCCATCCTGATCCCTAAAAATAGTTACAGGGAAATAAGGATGTGGATGTGCTGCTTCAAGGCCTTGATCCCAATCTGATTCtcagggaaaatgggaaaaacagGAGCAGGAGTCCCTGGGAATGAAGCAGGATCCCTGGGAATGGGAGTCATCCATGCCCAGCAGATGgatgtgggatttggggggatttgaaggggtttgggatgatttggggcAACGTAGGAATTTCAGGGCGTCAGGGTTGATTTCAGAGGGTTTTTGGGTGGTTCAGAGGAATTTGGGGGTGCCAGGGttggttttggggtgattttggtcACTCACATTCTTGTCCCCCTCTGTCTTGCACGTCTGCACCAACAGCGACTCCGCTTCGCTCTCAGTCTGATTCCCCTGTGTGTTCAGGGTGTtgtggggagaaaaggggggtcagGGACCTCAAAATACACctgggggaccccaaaatcccctgGAGACTCCAAAGAACGCTCTCAGAACTCTGGACATGGGTGTGCTGCTGAACCGGTGTTGTGGTCCCTGCTGAGCCAGTCCCTGTCCCacgcagcagctcctgctgtccccagagaTGCTTGGCGGGGTCCCCGTTGTCCCTGGGTGCCTGACGGGGTCCCCGCTGTCCCTGGGTGCCTGAcggggtccccactgtccccacagaTGCCTCACTCCCGAAGGTACCGCTCGTCGGAGCGCAGCAGCCGCGGGAGTTACCACGAGCGCTACCGGAGCCGCAAGCACAAGCGGCGGCGGACGCGGTCGCGGTCGAGCAGCAGCGAGCGGGACCGGCGGCACCGGAGGGAGGACAGCTACCACGTCCGATCCCGGAGGTGAGCCAGGCTCGGATCTGCCCTCCTTCACCGCGGTTGGGTTGGGGGGGACTGCTGGAGACCACCCAGGCCAACCCCCTTCCAAGGCGGGGTcacccagagcacagagaaaCCCAGCggggtgggtttgggatgtCTCCAGAAAGGGGGACTCtgtgccctccctgggcagctcttccagccttgttcttcacagaaacacagaacattctgagccacaaggaccatcaagtccagctcttaagtgaatggctcACACTGGGGttgaacccacaaccttggcacTGTTAACACCAACTGGGTTAATCTCAtggttcttcctcatgttgaggtggacCTTCTTGtggtttagtttatggccattgctcctcatgCTGTCACTGGGCACCTCTGAACAGCCTGGCACCATCCTGACACGTGCCTtggagatatttatatgcatcGATGAgatcttctcttctccagactaaccaggcccagctcccacagtctctcctcataagaaggatgctccagtcccttcatcatctttgtttcTCCAGCTGGGCCTGGTCAGCCATGGTCACCCAGCTCCTGTGCGACCTGGGCCCTGCTCTGAGCATTCTGGGCCATGCTCGTGACCAAACCCCCTCATCTTGCTCCCCTCTTAGGGAAACTTCCCTGTCCAACCATCCAGGAGCCACTCCAGCAATCCCACTccaccacctgagctgggactgaGGCCCTTTTGCAGTGGCAGCTCGCTGTACCCCCCCACTCCCAGTCAGACCAGTTTCCTCACCAGCTCAGccccaggtttcccatagcagagtcCTAGACCTCTGGAGCCTTGAAATAATCTTGGTGCAGTAACAAAATaacagctggagctggtgcCTCTGGGGAGGGACCTCAAACAATGGACCCCCAGGGCTTCTTTTATGCCCTTAGAGTCTCAGTGCAGGAAAGTGTGGGGGTCATCAACTCCTGCACATCTGTGAGTATCCCTCACCTGGCTGGGACACAGTTCCCTGTGCCCTTTGTTATGCCATGGGTTGGGAGTTCAGAGCCTCTTGCCTCCTGGGGTTCCAGCCCCCAGaactcccactgctgctgccccccGAGCTGCTGTCACTGAGTGTATGGAAGGAGGagattctccccctctgctctgctctggtgagacatCTGGAGCACTGCATACAGTGTTCCCAACatcagaaggacatggaactgttggagcaagtccagaggagaccaTAAAGTTGATATGGGGGACTGGAGCCCCTCccctctggagacaggctgggagagctaggaatgttcagctggagaagagaaggttgtgtggagacctcagagcaccttccagtatctgaagggacTACAAGGAAACCAGAGAGGGACTGTTCCTCAGGagctggagtgacaggacaaggggaacgGGTACAAACggaaagaggggaagaaatgttttactttGAGGGTAGCGAGGTACTGGAACGGGGAggccgtggctgccccatccctggaagtgttcaaagcccGGCTGGATAAAACCACGAGCGACCCGCAGGGGGTTGGGATTGGATGATCCTccaggtccctcccaacccagtCCTCGGCCGTGTCTCTCCTTCAGCTACGACGACCACTCGGCAGACCGGCGGGCCTACGACCGGCGTTACTGTGACAGCTACCGGCGCAACGACTACAGCCgcgagcggggcggggacggcTACTACGAGCCCGAGTACCGCCACTCCTACGAGTACCGGCGCTCCCGGGACCGCGAGGGCAGCTACCGCAGCTGCAAAAGCAGCCGGCGTAAGCACAGGCGGAGGCGGCGCCGCAGCCGGTCCTTTAGCCGCTCCTCATCGGTGAGTATCCTGCTCTCGCTGGGCCTGCCCTGTAAACCTTTCTCTCTCCCAGGTGCCGAGCTGGGTAAGTAGAAAACTCACTTTCTAAACGCTCTCTCGGACTCGGcttgaactctgtgtgtgtgtgtgtgtgtgtgtgtgtgtgtgtgtgtgtgcagcaggaAGGTTTTTGGTGCAGAGCGTTCCTGCCCGCACGTCCCGCTGCGCCGGCTGGGCACGGGGGGCTCAGACCCTCTCTCTTAGTGTTGCCCGCTCAGGTGGGAGGACAGATGTGTCCCTGGggtgtgtccctggggtggtgctgcagctcctcccgtTTGGTGACGCTCGTGGAGAGCTGTGTAGGagccccagccaggcaggattTGTGCGAGGCTCAAACAGCCGACGCTCAGCTGGTCCCAGTCCCAGAGAGCCTGTGACAGGTGGCTTGTCCCCGTGGTCCCTGGTTTGGGCTGTggcaggaagcccctggctctGATTCTCCAGAGCAGATCCTCCTGGGTGGGCTCAGCTGACGTGGGGTGTCGTGCGAGGGGCTTTGCGGAGGAGCAGAGCTTTCGGACCACTCAGCTCAGGTGGAGGCAGCGACCATCCCAGGCTCTTCCTGGCAGTGTCCCCGGCTTTCTCTTCTCGTCTGTTCTGCTGTTCACTTCTGTTAGACCCCAGACACggtctctgctctgtgtgtggaGCTCTCAGTGTTGTCTGGTCTGTTCTGGCTGTGTGTCCAGGGGGGATATTGGGGGCTGGATTCGGGTCCCAAGTCTGCTGGGCCGCTTGCTCCCAGGTGTGGGGATACTTAGCTGAGGAACCGAAGGCAGgaattttctcttctctggcaTAAACCTCTTATCTGCCTCATCCCAGGCTGTCCCTGTTCCCTGTTGGGCTCTGCTTCTCTCCTGGAAGTTAGTCCTTCCAGGATCAGCTTCTTCGGGGGAGGGTCTGAGAAGAGGTGTCCGTCTTTCCCCAGGCAGTCACTGTAAACTCTCGGTTTTGGATGGATTGTTGTTACCTAGAGCTGCTTCTGGAATCTCTGAATTCCTCTTTCCCTGAGTgtcggggctgggggaagcTGTGTGGGCGGTTGTTGGAGTGGGATGGGGGTGCCTGTGAGGGCAGCCTGGGCTTGTGCAGGACCTCTGGGCACCTGCCTCCCACTGCCCTTCCTCCTTGGTGGCCGTGGGGCTGCCGGGAGCCCCCTCCCTGTGGCCTCTGGCATGTTTAGGGGGTCCCCAGGACCCGAAGGCTGGTGCTATTCCTCTCTGAGCCCCCGTGGGAGCGAGAGCAGCCGGCCCCTTCCGTGCCCCCTCGGCTCCCACActgacagctctgctctcaCACTGGTTCGGGTGGGGCTGTTTgtaggttcttttttttcttatttttttatttttatttttttttactttttttttccttactttttttttttccttttttgctaCAACGAAAAGcgaaactgtttttttttttcttttctgagctAGTGTGTTGTATCTTGACATGTTCCCTTGCAATATCCCTATCGTTATATATTCCTCTGTGCCGTATGAATTGGCTGGGAATCTCCTCCTGCAACCCCTCCTCAAACAACCATGTGAATTTCCAAACCAACCAATGCGTGACGCTGGCTGCTGCGCTGGTTTGAAAATCTGATTGGTGAATGATGAATTCCCTGTCTGCCTGGGCCAGCAGCGGAGTCGACAGAGCAGCAGAAGGGCCAAGAGTGTGGAGGACGACGACGAGGGGCATCTGATCTATCGCGTCGGCGACTGGCTACAAGAAAGATGTACAGCCAAATCGTAACATAATTTAGCTCTCTAGTTAAGCTCCCATCGCAGTCGCAGATCTGTCTTatctttctgtttcattttattttcattgtttattAAAGAGAaaccctctccttttccttccccttttgtTAAAAGCTACGTTTATATTGTGTATTGTTACTGAAGTGCCAGGGAATTAGGGCAGCTGCCTTGTGCAGCCGGTGTCAGCCTTCCGCTGCTCCGGTCTCTCCAGCTGTGTGCAGGTTAGGTGTTGCAATGCATTCTCCTCTGCCCTGTGTATCGCTGCAGCCAGGTGCTGCTCCCTCtctcagctccttccctctccttctctccctcccagaTGAGATTATCAGCACGCTGGGGGAAGGCACGTTCGGCAGGGTGGTGCAGTGCATGGATCACCGGAGGTacgtggggagaggggagaccACAGCTGGCAGTGGGGTGAAAATCAATCTTTTGGCTTCCAATGTCCTCTGCTGGTCTGGGCACTCGCCCTCTTGGGTCACCTGTGTGCCGGGAGAGGCTTTGGGGCTGTTTGTGGGGAGGGAAAAGGCACAGCTTTGGTGGACACCCCTTAAAAACAGCCACCTGCTCGAGCAAGGGTGGTGgaggctgtgctgcacaggggAGGCTGGTCAGAAGGTCCCTTTCATAGGACACAGCCCTTTTGACCTCCTCAGGGCTCACTCTGTGCTTTCTCTCTCAGGGGTGGTGCACGTGTTGCTCTCAAAATCATTAAAAACGTAGAGAAATACAAAGAGGCTGCTCGGCTGGAAATCAACGTGCTGGAGAAAATCAACGAGAAGGATCCCGAGAACACAAAGTGAGTGTGCTCCTGGTGTTGGACTGGAAGGGCTGGTTCCAGGGGTGGGATGGAAGAGGTGCTTGGTGCTGTGTGGCTGAATGTGATCCTGGCTGGTGTTGGAGGCATCTTGCCTTGCCGTGGGGTACAGACTGAGCAGCGGAAGGAGGAGCCTGGCGCAGGGATGGCATTGCAGAGCTGGTCCCAACTGGAATGTTTCTGTCAGTCTCTGTGTCAGGATGTTTGACTGGTTTGACTACCATGGCCACATGTGCATCTCCTTTGAGCTGCTGGGGCTCAGCACCTTTGACTTCCTGAAGGACAACAACTACCTGCCTTACCCCATCCACCAAGTACGGCACATGGCCTTCCAGGTGTGCCAGGCTGTGAAGTGTAAgtgctccctgctcctctccctgctgcactGGGCTGACCTGGAGAGctgtgcagctcccagggacCGGGACACTCGTGCAACTGGTGGCCCAGAGCAAGCGAGTTTTTGCTGTTCTTCTGAGCCTGAGCCTTCCTGCCCCTCTGGGAGTGAATCCTGTTTGTTTTCCGAGGCTTGTGGGCTGGCAGTAGCTTAGGGCACTCCAGCATccacccccctcaccttctggtGATCAATACAATAAGTCTTTGTGCTTCTGATGAAGCATCTTGGCCTGGGCCAGCCTGTTCACACCCAGTGCTAAATGTGGGCTAAAGTGGTGCCAGTATGAGCAAACTGAAGCAATAATGACTTTTTGTGGCTGCAGCCTTGCTCTGCTCCTGTCCCATCACCCTGACTCTCTTTGCTTCCCCAGTTCTGCACGACAATAAACTCACCCACACCGACCTCAAGCCGGAGAACATCCTCTTTGTGAACTCGGACTATGAGCTCTCCTACAACCTGGAAAAGGTAACACACTGCCTGGGGTCAGGTCTGCTCTTGGGTTCTTGGTGTCCCTGACTGGGAGGGGAGCTGGGACGTGCCCCAGGTGACAGGGGCTCCCTCAGGGCCTGTGTCTTGCACGAGCTGCCTGTGTTCAGGCAGTGAGAAGTGAGCCATGGGGACCCCAGGTGTTGCTGGCTGGCGGTGGGAGTTTGTTTGGGGCTGAGCTGTGGGGCCCCCAAAGCTTTGCCCTCCCGTGGTGTGTAAAGAAAGGCCCTGAGTACCTGTCTGGGAGCTCCTGGGTCACGGCTCCCGTTGTTGCCTGTGCAGAAGCGGGACGAGCGGAGCGTGAAGAGCACGGCCATCAGGGTGGTGGACTTTGGCAGCGCCACGTTTGACCACGAGCACCACAGCACCATCGTCTCCACCAGGCACTACCGGGCCCCTGAAGTCATCCTGGGTAGGTCCCTGCCGAGGCAGGTGTGTCCCTCGAGGTGCTGCTCGCTGggctggggagtgctgggccTCCACATCGTTCAGGAGCTGTCCTGGGTTTGCCCTGGGAGATGGGAAGTGTTTATTTAAGAGCTCTCCAGTGCTGTTTTCTGGGAAGGCCATCATTATAGCCATGTCATTATtctggggttgttcagcctggagaaaagggggcTCAGGGGGATTTTTCTCGCTctccacaactccctgacaggaggggggagccgggggggggggtctggctctgctcccagggaacaagggacaggatgagaggaaacggcctcaagctgtgccaggggaggttcaggctggacatcaggaagaatttcttcacaaaaaatGTTGTCAGGCcttggaagaggctgcccagggaggtggtggagtcaccatccctgggggtgttcaggaactggacgtggcactcagtgctctgggctgggtgacaaaaTGGTGatgggtcaaaggttggacttgatggtcttggaggtcttttccaaccttaatgattccatgattatcAGTTGGTGTTTTGGCACTGCAGTGCATTGCCAGCGGGGCACCAGGGGCTTGGCTGGAATGGGAActgttttcccagctgtttgttttttaaagggaGAGGGATTTGAAATCCTGTGCCATAACTGGATCATTTATTTAAACAACACTGTTTTTCAGAGCTTGGCTGGAGCCAGCCCTGTGATGTGTGGAGCATTGGCTGCATCATCTTTGAGTATTATGTGGGTTTCACCCTGTTCCAGGTGAGAACTCCGGGTGGTGTGGCTACTTCCCAACTGGTGAGAGAGGATTCTGGCtgattcccagcacagcccagagcccctGGGGCTGATGGGGGTCTCTCCATCACTGCTGTCCTGGAGAAGTGTTGGCCAGGAAGGGGTTTTGGGTGGGGGGAGtagccagggctggaggcagaaCCACTGGAATCTGTTCCATGCCTTCCCTTtacatttctctctctcagaCACACGACAACCGGGAGCACCTGGCCATGATGGAGAGGATCCTGGGGCCAATTCCTTCTCGGATGGTCAGGAAGACGAGGTGAGCAAGGGCCCTGCAGGTGttgcagcctctcctgcctcaCAGGCAGTGGTTTTCCCTGAGGGATCCCACTTTGGAGGGGGAATTCCCTGGGTCCCCTGGCCGTGCTGGTGCCCCGAGCCGTgtgccctgccagggctggcacgctgctgttgctgcagggTGTGTTGTGCTCAGGTGTAACCTGTTCCCACCTGTTATTCCAACAGGAAACAGAAGTATTTCTACCACGGGCGCCTGGACTGGGACGAGAACACCTCAGCTGGACGCTACGTCCGGGAGAACTGCAAACCCCTGCGGGTAAGGAGGGTGGGCAGCAGCCCCTCCTCAGTGCAGAGATTCTCCCTCTGGGCAAGCTCAGGCCAGCAAAAGGCTCAGACTGGTGTCTTCCTGAGAGAACCTTGGAATAAACTAGGAAGCCTGAGTTTAATCTGAaatggaagaggaggagggcaTGGAGAGCTCAGGAAGTGGGGAAGGGCAGGTGGGTGAAAACCCGGCAGTTCTGTCCCGGATAGAGGAGCCCAGAGTTGAGGTCTGGGCTGAGGGATGGCCCCAGCTTAGCCCAGGGGATGTCCCAGGCCGTTCCTGAcctgtcccctctgccccccagcGCTACCTGACGTCGGAGGCCGAGGACCACCACCGCCTGTTCGACCTCATCGAGAGCATGCTGGAGTACGAGCCGTCCAAGCGGGTCACCCTGGCCGAGGCCCTCAAACACCCCTTCTTCGACCTGCTGGGCATGGAGCCCAGCACAAAACTGTGGGACTCGAGCCGGGACATCAGCCGGTGACGCCGCCGGTGCCAGCCAGCCTTTGCATTCTAGCCCCCGTGGAGGCCCCCCGTGACTTCTTATCCAGACacttggtgctttttttttttcttttttttttatatatatacatgagAAGAACTCCCCTTTGTAAAGCTGTTAATATGTGAGATACTGTAAATAGCCCTGTCGGCCTCGGGGCAGCGTGGGCCCGACCTGCTGTTCCATGAGGTGAGGGGGGGCCTGTGTGTCCATGCTGTAAATACCTCTCTCGTCAAAGTGTTGCTTTGTCTCCTGTTCCTGCCCTCCCTCGGTGTAAATACTCCGGGACTCGCAGCTCTCTGTAGCTTATCTGTTCCCTTGTAAGTTATGGAACTGGTGGGACTGCATGGGAATTATTTTTTGGATCAATGTCATAGCCCATCCCCACACCAGAGTTTTATAAGAATTTTGTACAGTCTTTGTGACAAATAAATATGAAGTGAATAAAAAGCCACTGGGCTGGGTTTGGCACCGGCAGCAGCTGCTTCTGGGATGAAAGCAGATGCTGACAGGGATGAAAGGGACTTTGTGATCTGGGAAACCAGCTCTGTCTACCTGCACCACTCCTCCCAAGCCTGCAGGGGCTCAGAGCTGCTTTTGGCCCTCAGGGCTGCAGCTGGACCTGGGCAGATGCTGGTTGTGGGGTCAAGCTGCCCCTTTCCTCATGCCCTGGGGTCAGTGTTGGGGtgggaagcagaaaaagcaCAGTGGGGCCCTCAGACAGGTGTTCTCTCACCTGAAGAGCCCTCTCGACCCTGGCTGGGGTGGAGCACTGGCTGCTGGTGGTGGCTGTTGGAAAAGGGGTGTCAGGAGCCCACGTGTGTCCAACACCCACCCCAGGGCTGTCTGTGCCTTCTGGGCTcctctcagctctgcagtggggcTTGGACTGTTCCCTGGGAATTGCTGGGGCTGTTCCACAGGTGGGAGCTCACCTGTGGCGTTCGTGTGTCACTCAAGGCTGTTCAGAGGCTGAAGAGTTTGTTCAGCAGAGTCTGCTGAGCACTAAGGATGGAGGGGATGCTGAGGAAtccctgctggggaggggggtcgCTGTGCCATCCGCAGGCAGCTGGAGCGTGTGGAATCGGGGATTCCTATAAATAACCGGCCCAGGAGACACAGGAGAAATTCCCCAAGTGCTCCTCGTGCCGCGGGTCCCTCCCAGGCTGTCGGAGCCCACCCGGCCGGCTCGGGGGGCTCAGCGACAGCTGCTCCACTGCTGGAGGGGACATAGTCTGCAGCCGGGATGGGGTGGTCGGAGGTGAGGCCTCGGAGGGGGACCCGCGGGAGGGGCCGCTGTCCGGCAGGTTGGGGACCTGGAACCCTGGGGGTACACGGGAGCGCCGgtgaggggatggagggggtcCCGTCCTGGTCGCCGTTGTCGCGGGAGTCGcgtgggaaaaggggggggaggcggGGACACCGGGAGCCGAGGGGCGATGGGACGATGGGTGTCGGCCCAGGGACACCTGAGGGTGGAtgggaggggtgagggggggTGGCACGTGCGAGTCGGGGGATTTGGGAGGTTTTGGGAGGTTTTGGGATGCGCCTCACGTGACcccgggggggacacacacacacggagACACGTGGCCGCGCGTCACGtgcgcggccccgcccggcgcGTGCGCAGCGACTCCctgcggcgcggggcggggagcTCCCCGGTGACGTCACTGCGCGGCGCGGGCCAATCGGCGCGCGGCAGGGGGGCGTGGCttgaggcggcggcggcggcgccgctcccgcGGGTCCCGCGCGCGCTCCCGGTCCCGGTTCCCCGTCCCCGGTCCCCGGTCCCGCCATGGCccagcgcggcggcggcggccccgccgtgcTCCCGGACGACAACCCCTTCCAGGACCCCGCGGCGCTGCAGCCGCGTCCCGGAGCCGCGCTGGACGGGTACAACCCCTTCGAGAGCGACGCGGTGAGCGCTCGGGAGGACCGGGGCCTGCCCGGGGCCTTCCCGGTGGAC contains these protein-coding regions:
- the CLK2 gene encoding dual specificity protein kinase CLK2 isoform X1; the encoded protein is MPHSRRYRSSERSSRGSYHERYRSRKHKRRRTRSRSSSSERDRRHRREDSYHVRSRSYDDHSADRRAYDRRYCDSYRRNDYSRERGGDGYYEPEYRHSYEYRRSRDREGSYRSCKSSRRKHRRRRRRSRSFSRSSSQRSRQSSRRAKSVEDDDEGHLIYRVGDWLQERYEIISTLGEGTFGRVVQCMDHRRGGARVALKIIKNVEKYKEAARLEINVLEKINEKDPENTNLCVRMFDWFDYHGHMCISFELLGLSTFDFLKDNNYLPYPIHQVRHMAFQVCQAVKFLHDNKLTHTDLKPENILFVNSDYELSYNLEKKRDERSVKSTAIRVVDFGSATFDHEHHSTIVSTRHYRAPEVILELGWSQPCDVWSIGCIIFEYYVGFTLFQTHDNREHLAMMERILGPIPSRMVRKTRKQKYFYHGRLDWDENTSAGRYVRENCKPLRRYLTSEAEDHHRLFDLIESMLEYEPSKRVTLAEALKHPFFDLLGMEPSTKLWDSSRDISR
- the CLK2 gene encoding dual specificity protein kinase CLK2 isoform X2 — encoded protein: MPHSRRYRSSERSSRGSYHERYRSRKHKRRRTRSRSSSSERDRRHRREDSYHVRSRSYDDHSADRRAYDRRYCDSYRRNDYSRERGGDGYYEPEYRHSYEYRRSRDREGSYRSCKSSRRKHRRRRRRSRSFSRSSSRSRQSSRRAKSVEDDDEGHLIYRVGDWLQERYEIISTLGEGTFGRVVQCMDHRRGGARVALKIIKNVEKYKEAARLEINVLEKINEKDPENTNLCVRMFDWFDYHGHMCISFELLGLSTFDFLKDNNYLPYPIHQVRHMAFQVCQAVKFLHDNKLTHTDLKPENILFVNSDYELSYNLEKKRDERSVKSTAIRVVDFGSATFDHEHHSTIVSTRHYRAPEVILELGWSQPCDVWSIGCIIFEYYVGFTLFQTHDNREHLAMMERILGPIPSRMVRKTRKQKYFYHGRLDWDENTSAGRYVRENCKPLRRYLTSEAEDHHRLFDLIESMLEYEPSKRVTLAEALKHPFFDLLGMEPSTKLWDSSRDISR
- the CLK2 gene encoding dual specificity protein kinase CLK2 isoform X3 encodes the protein MDHRRGGARVALKIIKNVEKYKEAARLEINVLEKINEKDPENTNLCVRMFDWFDYHGHMCISFELLGLSTFDFLKDNNYLPYPIHQVRHMAFQVCQAVKFLHDNKLTHTDLKPENILFVNSDYELSYNLEKKRDERSVKSTAIRVVDFGSATFDHEHHSTIVSTRHYRAPEVILELGWSQPCDVWSIGCIIFEYYVGFTLFQTHDNREHLAMMERILGPIPSRMVRKTRKQKYFYHGRLDWDENTSAGRYVRENCKPLRRYLTSEAEDHHRLFDLIESMLEYEPSKRVTLAEALKHPFFDLLGMEPSTKLWDSSRDISR